From a region of the Lactuca sativa cultivar Salinas chromosome 4, Lsat_Salinas_v11, whole genome shotgun sequence genome:
- the LOC111893467 gene encoding uncharacterized protein LOC111893467, which translates to MADRNITLIKYLDNMKDDYTLKVSIIRLWRSLSDGNPTIVKSIEMILMDEMDTLCISILLLNFGYSITDFNPSILTINMDVYKTNKKIKFNNFYLDNKNIYRCTLHQSIKFYVLQMLVTRDLTVRSINLLLFSL; encoded by the exons ATGGCAGATAGAAACATCACTTTGATTAAATACTTGGACAACATGAAGGATGATTACACACTAAAAGTGTCTATCATCCGGCTGTGGAGATCACTTTCAGATGGCAACCCCACTATTGTCAAATCAATTGAGATGATACTCATGGATGAAATG GACACTCTCTGCATCTCAATTCTGCTTCTTAATTTCGGATATTCAATTACCGACTTCAATCCTTCG ATATTAACAATTAACATGGATGTTTATAAGACTAATAAGAAGATAAAATTCAATAATTTCTATCTTGATAATAAAAACATATACCGATGTACACTACATCAGTCGATCAAATTCTATGTTCTACAAATGTTAGTAACCCGGGATCTAACGGTACGTTCAATAAATTTGTTATTGTTTTctttataa
- the LOC111893441 gene encoding uncharacterized protein LOC111893441 — translation MRLPFHLPDQQQVIYVHILDDIDDVLEQPSVAASMFTFWMECNKINKDARKLTYVEFPTKFVWKPNDRLWKPRKIGRSIRRIHSLSPKLGEIYFLRILLNKVKGPKSFEEIRTVNGEEFPTFRDACYALGLLDDDKEYVEAIKEASHSRTGFYLRFLFATMLMSDSLGRPEFVWENTWQQLSDGILYNQQRRLKSPGITLNEDQLKNLTLFEIEQILLPNNTSLKNYNKMPYPDSDIVSSSTNRLITKELDYDIPILKKEFERMFHALTNEQRNIFIDIMTTVNDKKGGVFLCMYMVEHAKPFFGRRYLQQLDVKIPPDSELDRLVRKSSLIIWDEAPMVHKHAFEALDRALKDVCKFDKSRNSKIPFGGKAIVFGGDFRHILPVVQGALDIGEGKVGGSNDGEEIIDVPDDILINDAHDPIGSLIVFVYLSILEKFNVTSYFQERAILAPKNEVVQQINDRLLALFPGDELEYLSSDSLCQSEFVHNQFDPNLYSPDILNGLKVSGLSNHKLILKVGVPVMLLRNIDQKNGLCNGTRLQVKSLGKRVIEAIIISGTNIGKQTFIPRMSLSPSGKKKVPFKFQRRQFPLVVCFALTINKSQRQSLSKVGLYLKDPVFSHGQLYVALFRVQSRE, via the exons ATGCGACTACCTTTTCATCTTCCTGATCAACAACAAGTCATATATGTTCACATTTTGGATGATATTGATGATGTTCTTGAACAACCTTCAGTTGCTGCTTCTATGTTCACATTTTGGATGGAatgtaataaaattaataaagatGCACGAAAACTTACATATGTTGAATTTCCGACAAAGTTCGTTTGGAAACCTAATGATAGGTTGTGGAAGCCAAGGAAAATTGGACGTTCAATAAGAAGGATTCACTCTCTTTCACCTAAACTTGGTGAAATATACTTCCTAAGAATTCTTTTAAATAAAGTGAAAGGtccaaaatcatttgaagaaattcGTACGGTAAATGGTGAAGAATTTCCTACTTTTCGAGATGCATGTTATGCTTTGGGCCTCTTAGACGACGACAAAGAATATGTCGAAGCAATTAAGGAAGCAAGTCATTCAAGAACTGGTTTTTATCTGCGTTTCTTATTTGCTACGATGTTAATGTCTGACAGTTTGGGTAGACCAGAGTTTGTTTGGGAAAATACATGGCAACAGTTGTCAGATGGTATTCTTTACAACCAGCAACGTAGATTAAAGTCTCCAG GTATAACACTCAATGAAGATCAACTTAAAAACCTGACTTTGTTTGAGATCGAACAGATTTTACTTCCTAACAACACCAGTCttaaaaattataacaaaatgccTTACCCTGATTCTGATATAGTCTCTTCTTCAACAAATCGCCTTATCACGAAGGAGCTAGACTATGATATACCCATCTTAAAGAAAGAGTTTGAACGAATGTTTCATGCATTAACAAACGAGCAGCGAAATATTTTTATTGATATCATGACTACAGTCAATGATAAGAAAGGAGGTGTTTTTTTGTGTATGTATATGGTGGAACATGCAAAACCTTTCTTTGGAAGACGATATCTGCAACAATTAGATGTAAAG ATACCGCCTGATAGCGAACTCGACAGATTAGTAAGAAAAAGCTCATTGATTATCTGGGATGAAGCACCTATGGTCCACAAGCATGCATTTGAAGCTTTAGATCGAGCTTTGAAAGATGTATGTAAGTTCGATAAGTCTAGAAACTCAAAAATTCCATTTGGAGGGAAAGCGATTGTTTTTGGAGGAGATTTCAGACATATTCTACCTGTTGTTCAAGGAG CTTTGGATATAGGAGAAggaaaagttggtggttcaaaCGATGGTGAAGAGATTATTGATGTTCCGGATGATATTCTCATTAATGATGCACATGATCCTATAGGTTCATTAATTGTGTTTGTATATCtttcaatcttagaaaaattcaACGTTACGAGTTATTTTCAAGAAAGAGCTATACTAGCTCCGAAAAATGAAGTTGTCCAACAAATCAATGATCGTTTGTTAGCATTGTTTCCCGGAGATGAATTAGAATATTTAAGTTCAGATAGTCTTTGCCAATCAGAGTTTGTTCATAATCAGTTTGATCCCAATTTATACTCCCCAGATATTTTAAATGGTCTTAAAGTATCAGGTTTGTCAAATCACAAGTTAATTTTAAAGGTCGGTGTTCCAGTTATGTTACTAAGAAACATTGATCAGAAAAATGGTTTATGTAACGGCACTAGACTGCAAGTGAAATCTCTGGGCAAACGTGTTATTGAGGCAATTATCATATCTGGAACTAATATTGGAAAACAAACCTTTATTCCAAGAATGTCTTTAAGTCCATCTGGAAAAAAAAAAGTTCCCTTCAAATTTCAAAGAAGACAATTTCCATTGGTTGTATGTTTTGCACTGACAATTAATAAAAGTCAGAGGCAGTCGTTATCAAAGGTTGGTCTGTATCTCAAAGATCCTGTTTTTTCACATGGACAATTATATGTTGCCTTATTTAGAGTTCAAAgtagagaatga
- the LOC111893440 gene encoding uncharacterized protein LOC111893440: protein MAEEQLDYGDEEFGGSQKMQYHGDGAIPALADDEIGGEDDEYDDLYNDVNVGEGFLQMQRSEALPSTNIGNGGFHDQKVNVQEPRSEAMVSQDINTNTNTNSNTNINMNIPGVANESAYPKEGMTVDLLQKRMAPLPQVSNDVQMGFRGPQKIPVDPVNITNEPPPSMLNSNPGHQMNVTRPVITENQARPPGETGATTLFVGELHWWTTDAELENVLSQYGRVKEIKFFDERASGKSKGYCQVEFHESASAAACKEGMNGYLFNGRPCVVAFASPQTIRQMGAAYANKNQGPVQSQEAGRRPMNDGGGRGAGGGGAGGGGGGANFSGGDSGRNFGRGNWGRGGQGVGRGVGNMRGRGGMGPKNVNAGPGFGYAGPGFAGPPGGFMHPQGMMGGGFDPTYMGRGGGYGGFPGGGFPGMMPNFPGMGIAGVAPHVNPAFFGRGMGGMMGGGGGGMEGPQGGMWGDTGMGGQWGGGGGGEEHGQRTRESSYGGEDGGSEYGYTDTGHEKGAQRSNPGREKERGSEREREREREWSGSSEKRHREERDYEKDYKYKEEKDTNNNHNNNNNNNYREHHHRQKEREDDWDRGQSSTRSRSRSRAAPEEDHHRSRSRDADYGKRRRMRSD, encoded by the coding sequence aTGGCCGAAGAGCAATTAGATTATGGAGATGAAGAATTCGGAGGGTCCCAAAAGATGCAGTATCATGGAGATGGAGCAATTCCTGCACTTGCAGATGATGAAATTGGAGGTGaagatgatgaatatgatgatCTTTATAATGATGTCAATGTTGGAGAAGGTTTTTTACAAATGCAAAGATCTGAAGCACTTCCATCTACAAACATAGGAAATGGAGGTTTCCATGATCAAAAAGTTAATGTTCAAGAACCTCGATCTGAAGCCATGGTGTCACAAGAtataaacacaaacacaaacacaaactcAAACACaaacataaacatgaacataCCTGGTGTTGCAAATGAAAGCGCGTATCCAAAAGAAGGTATGACTGTTGATCTTTTACAAAAAAGAATGGCCCCACTTCCTCAAGTGAGTAATGATGTCCAGATGGGTTTTCGTGGGCCCCAAAAGATCCCCGTGGATCCCGTTAACATAACAAACGAGCCTCCTCCATCTATGCTAAATTCCAATCCTGGTCATCAAATGAACGTGACACGACCTGTCATCACCGAGAATCAAGCCCGTCCACCTGGCGAAACCGGTGCTACCACCCTGTTTGTTGGTGAGCTACACTGGTGGACAACAGATGCTGAGCTGGAAAACGTGTTGTCACAATATGGAAGAGTGAAGGAGATAAAGTTTTTTGATGAGCGTGCGAGTGGGAAATCAAAAGGGTATTGTCAAGTTGAGTTTCATGAGTCAGCATCTGCTGCAGCGTGTAAAgaaggaatgaatggttatctttTCAATGGAAGACCTTGTGTGGTGGCATTTGCGTCCCCACAAACTATTAGACAAATGGGCGCTGCTTACGCGAATAAAAATCAAGGACCGGTTCAATCTCAAGAAGCGGGGAGGAGACCGATGAATGATGGAGGAGGACGTGGGGCTGGTGGCGGCGgcgctggtggtggtggtggtggagcgAACTTTTCCGGTGGAGATTCCGGGAGGAATTTTGGAAGAGGAAATTGGGGGCGAGGAGGGCAGGGGGTGGGGAGGGGTGTTGGGAATATGAGGGGTAGAGGGGGGATGGGGCCGAAGAATGTGAACGCGGGTCCGGGTTTCGGATACGCGGGACCCGGTTTCGCGGGTCCTCCGGGTGGGTTCATGCATCCGCAAGGTATGATGGGGGGCGGGTTTGACCCGACTTATATGGGTCGTGGCGGTGGGTATGGCGGGTTTCCGGGTGGTGGTTTTCCGGGGATGATGCCGAATTTTCCCGGGATGGGGATTGCTGGGGTGGCGCCGCATGTGAACCCTGCTTTTTTCGGGCGGGGGATGGGGGGGATGAtggggggtggtggtggtgggatgGAGGGCCCACAAGGGGGGATGTGGGGGGACACTGGGATGGGTGGTCAatggggaggaggaggaggaggagaagaGCATGGTCAAAGGACTAGAGAGTCAAGCTATGGTGGTGAAGATGGTGGGTCGGAATACGGGTATACGGATACGGGTCATGAGAAAGGGGCACAACGGTCAAATCCCGGAAGAGAAAAGGAGAGAGGTTCTGAACGTGAGCGTGAACGTGAACGTGAATGGTCTGGGAGCTCTGAAAAAAGACACCGTGAGGAGAGAGATTATGAAAAAGATTATAAATATAAAGAGGAAAAAGAcactaataataatcataataataataataataataattatagggAGCATCATCATCGACAGAAGGAGCGTGAAGATGATTGGGATCGCGGGCAGTCCTCCACCCGGTCAAGGAGCCGATCTCGGGCAGCCCCGGAAGAGGATCATCATCGGTCCCGGTCAAGGGATGCGGATTACGGGAAGCGCAGACGCATGCGGTCAGATTGA